One part of the Acinetobacter sp. XS-4 genome encodes these proteins:
- a CDS encoding DapH/DapD/GlmU-related protein — protein sequence MPCYSIDGVIPVVSPEAFVHPTAVLIGDVIIEAGVYVGPFASLRADFGRIHIKQNANIQDSCTVHGFPQSVTLVEEMGHIGHGTTLHGCRIGKNVLVGMNSVILDYAEIGENTIIGANSLVKTKDIIPANVLAMGSPAKVARDLSEQEKKWKTRGTQEYIELAQRCLNSMQEVQPLSSESDDRLTYKDFSSSNYQIKQDSV from the coding sequence ATGCCTTGTTATAGTATTGACGGTGTTATTCCTGTCGTTAGCCCAGAGGCTTTTGTACATCCAACTGCTGTTTTAATTGGTGATGTGATTATTGAAGCGGGTGTATATGTAGGGCCATTTGCTTCATTGCGTGCCGATTTTGGTCGTATTCATATTAAGCAAAATGCCAATATACAAGATAGCTGCACCGTACATGGCTTTCCGCAAAGCGTGACTTTGGTTGAAGAAATGGGGCACATTGGGCATGGCACAACTTTACATGGCTGCCGCATTGGTAAAAATGTTTTGGTCGGCATGAACAGCGTAATTTTGGACTATGCCGAAATTGGTGAAAACACCATTATTGGTGCAAATAGCTTGGTCAAAACCAAAGATATTATTCCGGCAAATGTACTGGCAATGGGCAGTCCTGCCAAGGTTGCACGTGATTTATCAGAACAAGAAAAAAAGTGGAAAACCAGAGGCACGCAAGAATACATTGAGCTTGCACAGCGCTGCTTAAACTCAATGCAAGAAGTTCAGCCTTTAAGCTCAGAGTCAGATGACCGCCTGACCTATAAGGACTTTAGTTCTTCAAACTATCAGATTAAACAAGATAGTGTTTAA
- the paaX gene encoding phenylacetic acid degradation operon negative regulatory protein PaaX, translating into MSMSAKIQQIIDSVVKNETLSGTSLISTIFGDSVLHRGGNISLASLIQLLELFGFNDRAVRTSVFRLVKNDWLCSDKIGRTSFYRITDSSRSTYLQAEQRIYNDQMKEWDHYWDLILMSSLDTENKALLKKELEWLGFANISTNLMAYPGCNRIELQGLLVDLNMSEQVVVFKAETLQLFNNSVDTIGRMLRTNWPIDELRQRYLQFLDIFREIGVLLMQENEQLEPVQAFQIRTLLIHYYRRILLKDPALPLELLPTDWPAISARTLSMNIYKKVFEPADEYFLSVAATAEGPMPNATAHYWRRFGGLVATNERLNHALL; encoded by the coding sequence ATGAGTATGAGTGCAAAAATACAGCAAATAATTGATTCTGTTGTAAAGAATGAAACCTTAAGTGGAACTTCGCTTATTTCGACAATTTTTGGAGATTCAGTACTTCATCGGGGTGGAAACATTAGTCTTGCAAGCCTGATTCAGTTATTGGAACTTTTTGGTTTTAATGACCGCGCTGTAAGAACCTCTGTGTTTCGTTTAGTTAAAAATGATTGGTTATGTTCGGACAAAATCGGCAGAACCAGTTTTTATCGAATTACCGATTCGAGCCGTTCGACTTATTTGCAGGCCGAGCAACGTATTTATAACGACCAGATGAAAGAGTGGGACCATTATTGGGATCTTATCCTGATGTCTAGCCTCGACACTGAAAATAAAGCGTTGCTAAAGAAAGAACTTGAATGGTTAGGATTTGCCAATATTTCGACAAACTTAATGGCTTATCCGGGGTGTAACCGTATTGAACTGCAAGGGTTGTTGGTTGACTTAAATATGAGTGAGCAAGTGGTGGTGTTTAAAGCCGAAACATTGCAGCTCTTTAATAATTCGGTCGATACCATTGGCCGTATGCTCAGAACCAACTGGCCAATTGATGAATTACGCCAAAGATATCTACAGTTTCTCGATATTTTTAGAGAAATTGGCGTGTTGCTGATGCAGGAAAACGAACAACTCGAACCAGTTCAGGCCTTTCAAATTCGAACTTTGCTGATTCATTATTATCGACGGATTTTATTGAAAGATCCTGCATTGCCGCTTGAGTTGTTGCCAACTGACTGGCCAGCGATTAGTGCACGAACTTTATCAATGAATATTTATAAAAAAGTATTTGAACCTGCGGATGAATACTTCTTGTCTGTTGCCGCAACAGCAGAAGGACCAATGCCAAATGCCACAGCACATTATTGGCGCCGTTTCGGAGGTTTAGTGGCGACAAATGAGAGGTTAAATCATGCCTTGTTATAG
- the paaK gene encoding phenylacetate--CoA ligase PaaK: MDSLTTDNVEQLTLAELRELQTNRLKQTLTFVYENSPVYKKKFDEAGVHPDDFVTLDDLAKFPFTTKQDLRDNYPFGMFAVPQEQIVRLHASSGTTGKPTVVGYTQKDINTWSDIVARCLRMAGLTAKDMVQVAYGYGLFTGGLGAHYGAERLGATVIPMSGGQTEKQVQLIQDFKPTAIMVTPSYCVSIIEKLEQQFGTARNTSLKVGIFGAEPWTNELRREIEERLNIKALDIYGLSEVMGPGVAMQCLGEGEGLTIWEDHFYPEIINPETGEVCKDGELGELVFTTITKEGLPIIRYRTRDLTRLLAGENLAMRKMDKIVGRSDDMLIIRGVNVFPTQIEEQILQVPHLVPNYEILVTKKGHMDTLHIRTEMCHNCNIQANQLAQELMKRIKTMIGISVTVEVVTEATLPRSEGKAKRVIDMRQIA; this comes from the coding sequence ATGGACAGCCTTACAACGGATAATGTTGAACAATTAACACTTGCAGAGCTTAGAGAGCTGCAAACTAACCGGTTAAAACAAACCCTGACTTTTGTATATGAAAATAGTCCGGTCTATAAGAAAAAGTTCGATGAAGCGGGTGTACATCCTGATGACTTCGTGACTTTAGACGATCTGGCGAAGTTTCCTTTTACCACCAAACAGGATTTAAGAGACAACTATCCGTTTGGAATGTTTGCCGTACCGCAAGAGCAAATTGTGCGTTTACATGCATCATCGGGCACAACGGGTAAACCGACCGTGGTGGGTTATACCCAAAAAGATATTAATACTTGGTCGGACATTGTTGCGCGTTGTTTACGCATGGCAGGTTTAACCGCGAAAGATATGGTTCAGGTGGCTTATGGCTATGGACTATTTACAGGTGGTCTAGGTGCACATTATGGCGCTGAGCGCTTAGGTGCAACGGTTATTCCGATGTCTGGCGGCCAAACTGAAAAGCAAGTTCAGCTCATTCAGGACTTTAAACCGACTGCAATTATGGTTACACCATCGTATTGCGTGAGCATTATTGAAAAGCTCGAGCAACAATTTGGGACCGCACGTAATACGTCTTTAAAAGTCGGTATTTTTGGTGCCGAGCCGTGGACCAACGAACTTCGCCGTGAAATTGAAGAACGCCTCAATATTAAAGCACTCGATATTTATGGTTTGTCTGAGGTGATGGGGCCGGGTGTTGCAATGCAGTGCCTAGGTGAGGGCGAGGGATTAACCATTTGGGAAGATCATTTCTACCCAGAAATTATTAACCCTGAAACAGGTGAAGTCTGTAAAGATGGCGAACTTGGCGAGCTAGTCTTTACAACCATTACCAAAGAAGGCTTACCGATTATTCGTTACCGTACCCGTGATTTAACCCGATTACTCGCTGGAGAAAATCTGGCAATGCGTAAGATGGATAAAATTGTGGGCCGTAGTGACGACATGCTGATTATTCGCGGCGTGAACGTTTTCCCGACCCAAATTGAAGAGCAAATTTTGCAAGTTCCGCATTTAGTTCCAAATTATGAAATTTTGGTGACTAAAAAAGGACATATGGATACTTTGCATATTCGTACAGAGATGTGTCATAACTGTAATATACAGGCCAATCAACTTGCTCAGGAGTTGATGAAACGCATTAAAACCATGATTGGGATTAGCGTTACTGTAGAAGTTGTTACAGAAGCGACCTTACCTCGTTCGGAAGGAAAGGCAAAGCGGGTAATCGATATGCGTCAGATTGCTTAA
- the pcaF gene encoding 3-oxoadipyl-CoA thiolase, which translates to MEDVLICDFIRTPIGRYAGALSAVRADDLAALPIKYLKDKHPNLPWNTVDEVFLGCANQAGEDNRNVARMATLLAGLPETVPAMTVNRLCASGLDAVGLAARSIKAGEAQFVLAGGVESMSRAPFVQAKPTEAFSRTPEIYDTTIGWRFINKQLKAQYGTDSMPETAENVAEKYQIGREDQDAFALRSQQKTAAAQQNGFFNDEILPVEIVDRKKNVNVVSHDEHPRETTLEALAKLKAPFRKEGGSVTAGNASGVNDGAACVLITNREFADTHGLKPLAHVIGIASAGVEPKYMGIGPVPAVQKILKQTGLTLDQMDVIELNEAFAAQSLACMRELGLKDDDERVNPNGGAIALGHPLGMSGTRLVITATRELKKRGGRYALCTMCVGVGQGVALILENLN; encoded by the coding sequence ATGGAAGACGTTTTAATTTGCGATTTTATTCGTACCCCAATTGGACGATATGCCGGTGCCTTAAGTGCAGTACGTGCAGATGATTTAGCTGCATTGCCCATCAAATATTTAAAAGATAAACACCCGAATTTACCGTGGAATACGGTAGACGAAGTGTTTTTAGGATGTGCCAACCAAGCAGGTGAAGACAACCGTAACGTTGCACGTATGGCAACACTGTTGGCAGGCTTACCTGAGACTGTACCAGCCATGACGGTTAATCGTTTATGTGCCTCGGGTCTAGATGCAGTAGGACTTGCTGCACGCTCAATTAAAGCAGGTGAAGCTCAGTTCGTGTTGGCAGGTGGTGTGGAGTCGATGAGTCGTGCGCCATTTGTACAAGCTAAACCGACCGAAGCGTTTAGCCGTACACCTGAAATTTATGACACCACCATTGGCTGGCGCTTTATAAATAAACAACTTAAAGCACAATACGGCACCGACAGCATGCCTGAAACTGCCGAAAATGTAGCTGAAAAATATCAGATTGGTCGTGAAGACCAAGATGCTTTTGCATTGCGTAGCCAACAAAAAACGGCTGCTGCACAACAAAACGGCTTTTTTAACGACGAGATTTTGCCTGTCGAGATTGTAGACCGTAAGAAAAATGTGAATGTAGTTAGCCACGATGAACATCCGCGTGAAACGACACTTGAAGCACTTGCGAAGCTAAAAGCACCTTTTAGAAAAGAAGGTGGTTCGGTGACTGCCGGAAATGCCTCTGGTGTAAATGACGGTGCTGCGTGTGTGTTAATTACCAACCGTGAATTTGCAGATACACATGGTTTAAAACCTTTAGCACACGTAATTGGCATTGCAAGTGCGGGTGTTGAACCCAAATATATGGGTATAGGTCCTGTTCCGGCTGTGCAGAAGATTTTAAAGCAAACAGGTTTAACGCTAGATCAGATGGATGTGATTGAGCTGAATGAAGCATTCGCAGCCCAATCTTTGGCTTGTATGCGTGAACTCGGTCTAAAAGATGACGATGAACGCGTTAACCCAAATGGTGGTGCGATTGCGTTAGGTCATCCGTTAGGTATGAGTGGTACACGTTTAGTGATTACCGCAACACGTGAGCTAAAAAAACGCGGTGGACGCTATGCACTTTGCACAATGTGTGTAGGTGTGGGACAAGGCGTCGCACTGATTTTGGAAAACTTAAATTAA
- a CDS encoding 3-hydroxyacyl-CoA dehydrogenase: protein MTDLDLSRARIAVIGSGTMGIGIAQLAIVNGHSTILYDLDAQKAQQAVEGLRQTFKKLVEKNKLTEQQADEALARLTVVNQVEALRDAGLVIEAVVEKKEVKQSLFKQLAEICSAQTIFASNTSSISVTAISAGIAHPERVVGLHFFNPAPVMKLVEVVQGLKTPNSLCLALKNLMLGWKKIPVLTKSTPGFIVNRIARPFYAEGFRALQEQVTSYDQLDYALKQCGGFAMGPCELTDLIGQDVNFSVTQSVYQEFFYEPRYRPSLIQKELVDAGAWGRKSKQGFYRYSEKNQYETFQPQAVVAKPVDAHIQLKGTWSQLPAFLTRLGLKSGSASDDNILQIDDIDLRLSQGESANIHYLSRKVVLMDWHHDFEQAQALVLSHNELCEASDLAKVEAYFAQFGMSVMWIKDHPALLTLRTIALLINEACEASLHGVASLEDIDNAMKYGVNYPKGPYQWLTQMGGAYVLQTLNNLYALYGEEKYRASIYLKQYVAKTQNIATQYSRDMTEFA, encoded by the coding sequence ATGACAGATTTAGATTTATCTCGTGCTCGAATTGCCGTCATTGGTTCTGGCACCATGGGCATCGGTATTGCTCAGTTAGCCATCGTCAATGGGCACTCGACCATTTTATATGATCTGGACGCTCAAAAAGCGCAACAAGCAGTTGAGGGCTTGAGGCAGACTTTTAAAAAGCTGGTTGAAAAGAACAAGCTCACAGAGCAGCAAGCTGATGAAGCCTTAGCGCGTTTAACTGTGGTCAATCAAGTTGAAGCACTACGTGATGCCGGCTTAGTCATTGAAGCAGTTGTTGAGAAAAAAGAAGTTAAACAGTCTTTATTTAAACAACTCGCTGAAATTTGTAGTGCGCAAACCATTTTTGCAAGTAACACATCTTCAATTTCAGTGACGGCCATTTCGGCTGGCATTGCTCACCCTGAGCGCGTAGTGGGTTTACACTTTTTTAACCCTGCACCAGTCATGAAACTGGTTGAAGTTGTACAAGGCTTAAAAACCCCAAACAGCTTATGTTTGGCTTTAAAAAACTTGATGTTGGGCTGGAAAAAAATTCCCGTACTCACCAAGTCGACTCCTGGTTTTATTGTTAACCGAATTGCACGTCCGTTTTATGCAGAAGGCTTTAGAGCACTGCAAGAACAGGTCACCAGCTACGACCAGCTAGATTATGCATTAAAGCAATGCGGTGGTTTTGCGATGGGGCCGTGTGAACTCACAGACCTAATTGGCCAAGATGTTAACTTTTCGGTAACCCAAAGCGTTTATCAAGAGTTTTTTTACGAGCCACGCTACCGCCCAAGTCTGATTCAAAAAGAATTGGTCGATGCAGGAGCTTGGGGCCGTAAGTCAAAACAGGGCTTTTATCGCTATAGCGAGAAAAATCAGTACGAGACATTTCAACCTCAAGCTGTGGTTGCCAAGCCAGTTGATGCACATATTCAGCTAAAAGGGACTTGGTCTCAGCTACCTGCATTTTTAACGCGTTTAGGTTTAAAAAGCGGATCTGCGAGTGACGACAATATTCTTCAAATTGATGATATCGACTTACGTTTAAGCCAAGGTGAGTCAGCCAATATCCATTACCTGAGCCGTAAAGTGGTTTTAATGGATTGGCACCATGATTTTGAGCAGGCACAGGCTTTAGTACTCAGCCATAACGAGCTTTGTGAAGCAAGTGATCTGGCTAAAGTTGAGGCTTACTTTGCACAGTTTGGTATGAGCGTGATGTGGATTAAAGACCATCCGGCACTGTTAACCCTACGCACCATCGCTTTACTCATTAATGAAGCCTGCGAAGCAAGTTTACATGGTGTTGCGAGTCTGGAAGATATTGATAATGCCATGAAATATGGAGTGAATTATCCTAAAGGTCCTTACCAGTGGTTGACACAAATGGGCGGTGCTTATGTGCTCCAAACCTTAAATAACTTATATGCACTGTATGGAGAGGAAAAATATCGCGCGAGTATCTACCTCAAGCAATACGTAGCGAAAACTCAAAACATTGCTACTCAATATTCACGTGATATGACCGAATTTGCATAA
- the paaG gene encoding 2-(1,2-epoxy-1,2-dihydrophenyl)acetyl-CoA isomerase PaaG, whose product MDYQNIIAEEKNGVGYLTFNRPKALNSFNVDMHREVAEVLNLWTKNPDVRCVVISGEGRGFCAGQDLGDRVVDPNAEAPDLGYSIETYYNPLIKTIVNMPKPVICAVNGVAAGAGANIALACDLVIAAKSANFVQAFCRLGLVPDSAGTWFLPRAVGHARAMGLTLLGDKLPAETAKEWGMIWDVVEDAELKTKVTELAERLAKQPTFGLSLIKKAIHQSSNNTFEEQVLLERDLQRIAGRSEDYREGVQAFMNKREPNFKGR is encoded by the coding sequence ATGGACTATCAAAATATTATTGCTGAAGAAAAAAATGGTGTTGGCTACCTGACATTTAACCGCCCAAAAGCACTGAATAGCTTTAATGTCGATATGCATCGTGAAGTGGCTGAGGTTTTAAACCTGTGGACCAAAAATCCAGATGTTCGCTGTGTGGTGATTAGTGGCGAAGGCCGTGGCTTCTGTGCAGGGCAAGATTTAGGGGACCGTGTAGTAGACCCAAATGCCGAAGCTCCAGATTTAGGATATTCCATTGAAACTTACTATAACCCGCTCATTAAAACGATTGTAAATATGCCAAAGCCTGTGATTTGCGCCGTAAATGGCGTGGCAGCAGGTGCAGGGGCAAATATTGCACTGGCATGTGATTTAGTGATTGCAGCCAAATCGGCAAACTTTGTACAAGCATTTTGCCGCTTAGGTTTGGTTCCAGACTCTGCGGGTACATGGTTTTTACCACGTGCTGTAGGCCATGCGCGTGCGATGGGTTTAACTTTGTTAGGTGACAAGCTCCCAGCAGAAACCGCAAAAGAATGGGGCATGATTTGGGATGTGGTTGAAGATGCTGAGCTTAAAACAAAGGTCACTGAACTCGCAGAACGTTTAGCGAAACAGCCTACTTTTGGTCTATCTCTTATTAAAAAAGCCATTCATCAATCAAGCAACAATACCTTTGAAGAGCAAGTGCTATTAGAGCGTGACTTACAACGTATTGCTGGTCGTTCAGAAGATTATCGTGAAGGTGTACAAGCCTTTATGAATAAACGCGAACCAAATTTTAAAGGGCGCTAA
- a CDS encoding enoyl-CoA hydratase-related protein gives MQKLIKASTATDGVLLLTLNRPEKRNALNNATLQCLCDLLEEAEHNVQVKAVVLTGNAQCFAAGADLSELAAMDAVTLQLDIRPKLWQKIDAFSKPLISAVNGYALGAGFELVLHSDMVICGENARFALPEIGLGMLPGAGGTQRLARLVGQQLTMRWAMTGEMISAKQAEQHGICSQVIPTELTVEYAVQLAAKIAKQAPLAIRVIKQSIKSIHETTLSQGLKFERQNFVWLAATKDRNEGINAFFEKRKPVFRGE, from the coding sequence ATGCAAAAGTTAATCAAAGCCAGCACAGCAACTGACGGTGTTTTGTTATTAACACTAAACCGCCCAGAAAAAAGAAATGCTTTAAACAATGCAACATTGCAGTGTTTATGCGATTTGCTCGAAGAAGCTGAACATAATGTTCAAGTCAAAGCAGTGGTTTTAACGGGTAACGCTCAATGCTTTGCGGCTGGAGCAGATCTTAGCGAGCTGGCTGCAATGGACGCCGTAACTTTGCAACTTGATATTCGTCCGAAGCTTTGGCAAAAAATTGATGCGTTTAGTAAGCCACTGATTAGTGCAGTCAATGGCTATGCCTTAGGCGCTGGGTTTGAGCTGGTTTTACATTCGGATATGGTGATTTGCGGTGAAAATGCCCGTTTTGCGTTACCTGAAATTGGCCTTGGTATGTTACCGGGTGCAGGTGGAACACAGCGTTTAGCTCGCTTGGTTGGGCAGCAACTTACCATGCGCTGGGCCATGACAGGTGAAATGATTTCGGCAAAACAGGCAGAGCAACACGGTATTTGCAGTCAGGTTATCCCGACTGAATTAACTGTTGAATATGCGGTTCAACTTGCAGCCAAAATTGCGAAACAAGCGCCTTTAGCGATTCGCGTGATTAAACAATCAATTAAAAGTATTCATGAAACGACTTTAAGTCAGGGACTCAAGTTTGAACGTCAAAACTTTGTCTGGCTGGCGGCTACAAAAGATCGAAACGAAGGGATTAATGCTTTCTTTGAGAAAAGAAAGCCAGTGTTTAGAGGTGAGTGA
- the paaE gene encoding 1,2-phenylacetyl-CoA epoxidase subunit PaaE, whose protein sequence is MSQFVPLKVKSITPQTDQAICIAFDVVPEQQEQFQFQPGQHLTIRHLTEAGEIRRCYSICSYAAKEDISIAVKKIDQGQFSNWANDHLKVGDVLEVMPPQGVFFQKAAKLGGQNYLGVAAGSGITPILSIVKQVLFEQPEAKFTLLYGNRSWKQTMFAEQIMDLKDQFKERFQLINIFSREFNDSELMNGRIDEEKLKRLFDFDVLETSFDHVFACGPDEMMNAVESTLPNYGIAKEKIHTERFHTGQARKRSAEADANRKEEKVNIILDGRELIVSVAQDDESILDAALRAGADLPYACKGGVCATCRCKVVSGEVDMFLNYSLEKDEVEKGYVLSCQTLPKGSNVRLSFDE, encoded by the coding sequence ATGAGCCAATTTGTACCATTAAAAGTAAAAAGTATTACGCCTCAAACCGATCAGGCAATTTGTATTGCATTTGACGTTGTACCTGAACAACAAGAACAATTCCAATTTCAACCGGGGCAACATTTAACCATTCGCCATTTAACTGAAGCTGGTGAAATCCGCCGTTGTTATTCAATTTGTAGCTATGCAGCAAAAGAAGACATCAGTATTGCGGTTAAAAAAATTGATCAAGGACAATTTTCAAACTGGGCAAATGACCATTTAAAAGTGGGTGATGTGCTTGAAGTGATGCCACCACAAGGTGTGTTTTTTCAAAAAGCAGCCAAGCTGGGCGGACAAAACTATTTAGGGGTTGCTGCGGGCAGTGGTATTACTCCAATTTTATCGATTGTTAAGCAAGTTTTATTTGAACAACCTGAAGCTAAATTTACGTTGCTCTATGGAAACCGTTCATGGAAACAAACCATGTTTGCCGAGCAAATTATGGATTTGAAAGATCAGTTTAAAGAACGTTTTCAGCTCATCAATATCTTTTCTCGTGAGTTCAACGATAGTGAACTCATGAACGGTCGTATTGATGAAGAAAAGCTTAAACGGCTTTTTGATTTTGATGTACTTGAAACAAGTTTTGACCATGTTTTTGCCTGTGGTCCAGATGAAATGATGAATGCCGTAGAAAGCACTTTGCCAAACTATGGTATTGCAAAAGAAAAAATCCACACCGAACGTTTCCATACAGGACAAGCGCGTAAACGTAGCGCTGAAGCTGATGCAAATCGTAAAGAAGAAAAAGTAAACATCATTTTAGATGGCCGTGAACTAATTGTTTCTGTGGCTCAAGACGATGAAAGTATTCTTGATGCGGCTTTGCGTGCGGGTGCTGACTTGCCGTATGCCTGTAAAGGTGGGGTGTGTGCGACTTGTCGTTGTAAAGTTGTTTCTGGTGAAGTCGATATGTTCCTTAACTATAGCCTTGAAAAAGACGAAGTTGAAAAGGGCTATGTGCTTAGCTGTCAAACCTTACCGAAAGGCTCAAATGTTCGTTTGAGTTTTGATGAGTAG
- the paaD gene encoding 1,2-phenylacetyl-CoA epoxidase subunit PaaD has protein sequence MQMIRHCIDQCWDVLQTVSDPEIPVLSVVDLGMIRGVEINDQQEIIVRLTPTYSGCPATDMLKAQIAEAFTAEALTPVKVMVDLSEAWTTDWMSEAGKKKLQVYGIAPPEGLAHQCGTHVHLKDGVECPRCKSRHTRLLTEFSSTACKALYKCQDCLEPFDYFKCI, from the coding sequence ATGCAAATGATTCGTCATTGCATCGACCAATGTTGGGATGTTCTACAAACGGTAAGTGACCCTGAAATTCCGGTTTTATCTGTTGTGGATTTGGGCATGATTCGCGGTGTAGAGATTAACGATCAACAAGAAATCATTGTTCGTCTAACTCCGACATATAGCGGTTGTCCAGCAACAGATATGTTGAAAGCACAAATTGCTGAAGCCTTTACCGCAGAAGCTTTGACACCAGTCAAAGTGATGGTTGATTTGTCAGAAGCATGGACCACCGACTGGATGTCTGAAGCGGGTAAAAAGAAACTGCAAGTCTATGGCATTGCACCACCTGAAGGGTTGGCGCATCAATGTGGGACTCACGTTCATTTAAAAGATGGTGTCGAGTGTCCACGTTGTAAAAGCCGACATACCCGACTGTTAACAGAGTTTAGTTCTACCGCCTGTAAAGCACTTTATAAATGTCAGGACTGTCTTGAGCCTTTTGATTACTTCAAATGTATTTAA
- the paaC gene encoding 1,2-phenylacetyl-CoA epoxidase subunit PaaC produces MNNTVLSKFLLHIGDSQLVLSQRLAEWCGHAPELEIDIALANIGLDLLGQARNFLTLAGQYDEAKRDEDQLAYFRTEREFLNLLLCEQPNVDFAQTIVRQWLMDHYHLHLLTALTQSSLPEVSALAVKSLKEVKYHIRFSTSWMERLSLSTDEAHQRVQDGLNNLWRFTAELFELNADEQALVAQGVIPDFSNEKEQWDKTIADELKRFELNVAVNGAYRRGAKQGLHTEHLGYLLAEMQSIQRTYPGMTW; encoded by the coding sequence ATGAATAATACAGTTTTATCTAAATTCTTATTACATATTGGTGACAGCCAACTGGTTTTATCGCAGCGTTTGGCCGAATGGTGTGGGCACGCACCTGAGCTTGAAATTGATATTGCTTTAGCAAATATCGGTTTGGACTTGTTAGGTCAGGCGAGAAACTTTCTGACTTTAGCTGGGCAGTATGATGAGGCTAAGCGTGATGAAGATCAGCTTGCGTATTTCCGTACAGAACGTGAATTTCTAAACCTACTGTTGTGCGAACAACCCAATGTCGATTTTGCACAAACGATTGTACGCCAGTGGTTGATGGATCATTACCACCTTCATTTATTGACTGCTTTAACACAGAGCTCGCTTCCAGAAGTAAGTGCGCTTGCTGTCAAATCTTTAAAAGAAGTGAAATATCACATCCGTTTTTCGACAAGCTGGATGGAGCGTTTAAGTTTAAGCACGGATGAAGCTCACCAACGTGTGCAAGACGGTTTAAATAATTTATGGCGCTTTACCGCTGAGTTATTTGAACTTAATGCAGACGAACAAGCATTAGTTGCACAAGGCGTGATTCCAGATTTTTCAAATGAAAAAGAACAATGGGATAAAACCATTGCAGATGAGCTTAAGCGTTTTGAATTAAATGTTGCTGTGAACGGTGCTTATCGCCGTGGTGCAAAACAAGGATTGCATACTGAGCATTTAGGTTATTTGTTGGCTGAAATGCAAAGTATTCAAAGAACTTATCCGGGCATGACCTGGTAA
- the paaB gene encoding 1,2-phenylacetyl-CoA epoxidase subunit PaaB: protein MEDKNNWSLYEVFVRSKQGLSHRHVGSLRAPDDEIALQHARDVYTRRNEGISIWVIRSEMIRSSQPDEKSEFFDPSLDKVYRHPTFYHIPDGIEHM, encoded by the coding sequence ATGGAAGATAAAAACAACTGGTCGCTCTACGAAGTATTTGTACGTAGTAAACAAGGCTTAAGCCACCGTCATGTAGGCAGCTTAAGAGCACCCGATGATGAAATCGCACTGCAACATGCTCGTGATGTTTATACACGCCGTAATGAAGGGATTAGCATTTGGGTCATTCGTTCGGAAATGATTAGATCTTCACAACCAGATGAAAAATCTGAATTTTTCGATCCGTCATTAGATAAAGTGTACCGCCACCCAACTTTCTACCATATCCCAGATGGCATTGAGCATATGTAA